The Chloroflexota bacterium DNA window AAAAACGATAACAAAAAAGCTGAGCAACTGCCCAGCTTTTCAGGTCGTTTAGAAACGTTTATTGCTCGATTTCTTCCAGCAATTCCAAATCTTGTTTCAGGCTTCGAAAGCGCGTGAAGAAACTTGCCAGGTAAACGCCCAGCACAATGGCTAAAACAGCGTATCCGGCGATCATATAGTTTACAGTATTAATAGTCTCTTGAAATAACATTTTATAGCTCCATTGGGCTTTATGCGGAAATTTTCAGGCGCAGCTCTTCGACCTTGGCGGCCAGTTTTCCCATGCGGAATCGATGCCAAAAAAGATCAATAAAGAGTACCGAGAAGGTGAACAGGCTGAAGAAAAAGGCGGTTTTCATCGGGCCGGTCATGCTGAAGGAGCCTTCAGCGCCGGGATCGCTATTGCCAACCACAACCGGGTGGATGGTGCGCAACATGCGAATGGAGATAAAGGTCAGGGGAACGCTGACAAAACCCAGCACGGCGTAGACAGCCCCAAAGCGGGCGCGGCGGTCGGGGTCATCGATGCCCTGACGCAGCATCATATAGGCAGCATAGATCAACTCGACGATGGTTGCCGTGGTCAGGCGCGGGTCCCAGGTCCACCAGGTATTCCAGATCGGACGCGCCCAGATAGAACCCATGATGATGGCGACAAAGAAGAAGACCAGGCTGATCTCAATGGCAGCCAGCCCCATAATGTCGTATTTGCGCTCTCCTTTGATCAGGTAGAACACGCCCACAACGGCAGCCACTAAAAATCCAAGCATGCCCACCCAGGCCGTCGCCACATGAAAATAGAATACTTTTTGCACCGCGCCCATCGTGCGTTCCATCGGGGCATAGAAAAATACCAGGACTACAGAAACAACGAAAAGGGTTGCCGTAAGGGTATCAAGGACTGATAAGAA harbors:
- the ccsA gene encoding cytochrome c biogenesis protein CcsA, giving the protein MEPKPKFLSVLDTLTATLFVVSVVLVFFYAPMERTMGAVQKVFYFHVATAWVGMLGFLVAAVVGVFYLIKGERKYDIMGLAAIEISLVFFFVAIIMGSIWARPIWNTWWTWDPRLTTATIVELIYAAYMMLRQGIDDPDRRARFGAVYAVLGFVSVPLTFISIRMLRTIHPVVVGNSDPGAEGSFSMTGPMKTAFFFSLFTFSVLFIDLFWHRFRMGKLAAKVEELRLKISA